One Sphingomonas endolithica DNA segment encodes these proteins:
- a CDS encoding NAD(P)H-dependent flavin oxidoreductase, which produces MARGVDFLGCEVAILCGAMSWVSERNLVSAMSNAGGFGLIACGAMTPQLLDAEIAATKALTAKPFGVNLITMHPALFDLIAVCGKHQVTHVVLAGGLPPKGALEAIKATGAKVICFAPALSLAKKLIRSGVDALVVEGMEAGGHIGPVSTSVLAQEILPEVAEQVPVFVAGGIGRGEAIAGYLDMGAAGVQLGTRFVCAHESVAHANFKKAFIRASARDATSSVQIDPRLPVIPVRALKNAGGDLFTAKQREVAQLLDEGKLAMAEAQLQIEHYWAGALRRAVVEGDVEHGSLMAGQSVGMVTKEEPIAEIIATLMTEAAHALEKRAA; this is translated from the coding sequence ATGGCGCGCGGCGTGGACTTTCTGGGTTGCGAGGTGGCGATCCTGTGCGGCGCGATGTCGTGGGTCAGCGAGCGCAACCTGGTCTCCGCCATGTCCAATGCCGGCGGCTTCGGGCTGATCGCGTGCGGCGCGATGACGCCCCAGTTGCTCGATGCCGAAATCGCCGCGACCAAGGCGCTCACGGCCAAGCCGTTCGGCGTCAACCTGATCACCATGCACCCGGCCTTGTTCGATCTGATCGCGGTGTGCGGCAAGCACCAGGTGACGCATGTCGTGCTGGCCGGCGGCCTGCCGCCCAAGGGCGCGCTCGAGGCGATCAAGGCGACCGGCGCCAAGGTGATCTGCTTCGCGCCCGCGCTCAGCCTCGCCAAGAAGCTGATCCGCTCGGGCGTCGATGCGCTGGTCGTCGAGGGCATGGAGGCGGGCGGCCATATCGGCCCGGTCTCGACCAGCGTGCTGGCGCAGGAGATATTGCCCGAGGTGGCCGAGCAGGTCCCCGTGTTCGTCGCCGGCGGCATCGGCCGCGGCGAGGCGATCGCCGGCTATCTCGACATGGGCGCGGCCGGCGTGCAGCTCGGCACGCGCTTCGTCTGTGCGCATGAGAGCGTGGCGCACGCCAATTTCAAGAAGGCCTTCATCCGCGCCTCGGCGCGCGATGCCACGTCCAGCGTGCAGATCGACCCGCGCCTGCCCGTCATCCCGGTGCGCGCGCTGAAGAATGCCGGCGGCGACCTGTTCACCGCCAAGCAGCGCGAGGTCGCGCAATTGCTCGACGAGGGCAAATTGGCGATGGCCGAGGCGCAGTTGCAGATCGAGCATTATTGGGCCGGCGCACTGCGCCGCGCGGTGGTCGAGGGCGATGTCGAGCATGGCTCGCTGATGGCCGGCCAGTCGGTCGGCATGGTGACCAAGGAAGAACCGATCGCCGAGATCATCGCCACCCTGATGACCGAAGCGGCGCACGCGCTGGAGAAGCGCGCGGCCTAA
- a CDS encoding secondary thiamine-phosphate synthase enzyme YjbQ yields the protein MRQASETLQIGTTRQGLHEITDAVVRWVADSGIDTGLLTLFIRHTSASLLIQENAAPAAARDLERYFVAVAPESRAYEHDDEGPDDMPAHLRAALTATSLSIPVVGARPVLGTWQGIYVFEHRRAPHRRQVALHLVGE from the coding sequence ATGCGACAGGCAAGCGAGACATTGCAGATCGGCACGACGCGCCAGGGGCTGCACGAGATTACCGACGCGGTGGTGCGCTGGGTGGCGGACAGCGGCATCGATACCGGGCTGCTGACCTTGTTCATCCGCCACACCTCCGCCTCGCTGCTGATCCAGGAAAATGCCGCCCCCGCGGCGGCGCGCGACCTGGAGCGCTATTTTGTGGCGGTGGCACCCGAAAGCCGCGCGTACGAGCATGACGACGAGGGTCCGGACGACATGCCCGCCCACCTGCGCGCCGCGCTCACCGCGACCAGCCTGTCGATCCCTGTCGTGGGTGCGCGCCCGGTGCTGGGGACGTGGCAGGGCATCTATGTGTTCGAACACCGTCGGGCGCCGCACCGGCGGCAAGTGGCATTGCACCTGGTTGGGGAGTGA
- a CDS encoding aspartate kinase, translating into MARIVMKFGGTSMAGIERIRAVAARVRREVDAGNQVAVVVSAMAGETDRLVGFCREASSLYDPREYDVVVSAGEQITSGLLAIALQAVGLKARSWMGWQLPIRTSDGHASARIADIDTTALEESLARGDVAVIPGFQGLAAGANDLGARVTTLGRGGSDTSAVAMAAAMKADRCDIYTDVDGVYTTDPRIVPRAHKLKRVTYEEMLELASVGAKVLQTRSVGLAMKENVRVQVLSSFVDEHAPLGDAEPGTLIVGEEELGSMERQLITGIAHDKNEAKITLTNVPDKPGAVAAIFEPLAGANINVDMIIQNIAHSGGQASASTDVTFTVPAADLPRSLDELGRAQAAIGFAELVHDTRVAKISVVGVGMKSHAGVASTMFKTLGERGINILAITTSEIKVSVLIEEDYTELAVRVLHTAYGLDAEDVG; encoded by the coding sequence ATGGCCCGTATCGTGATGAAGTTCGGTGGTACGTCGATGGCCGGGATCGAGCGCATCCGTGCCGTCGCCGCGCGCGTCCGCCGCGAAGTGGATGCCGGCAACCAGGTGGCGGTGGTCGTCTCGGCAATGGCCGGCGAGACCGATCGGCTGGTCGGCTTCTGCCGCGAAGCCTCGTCGCTGTACGATCCGCGCGAATATGACGTCGTGGTCTCGGCCGGCGAGCAGATCACCAGCGGGCTGCTGGCGATCGCGCTGCAGGCAGTGGGGCTGAAGGCGCGCAGCTGGATGGGCTGGCAATTGCCGATCCGCACCTCCGATGGCCATGCCTCGGCCAGGATCGCCGATATCGACACCACCGCGCTGGAGGAAAGCCTCGCGCGCGGCGACGTGGCGGTGATCCCGGGCTTCCAGGGGCTGGCGGCCGGCGCCAATGATTTAGGGGCGCGCGTGACCACCCTGGGCCGCGGCGGCTCCGATACCTCGGCGGTGGCGATGGCGGCGGCGATGAAGGCGGATCGCTGCGACATCTATACCGATGTCGACGGCGTCTACACCACCGACCCGCGCATCGTGCCGCGCGCGCACAAGCTGAAGCGCGTGACGTATGAGGAGATGCTGGAACTGGCGAGCGTCGGCGCGAAAGTGCTGCAGACGCGCTCGGTCGGTCTTGCAATGAAGGAAAATGTGCGCGTGCAGGTGTTGTCGTCCTTCGTCGACGAGCACGCACCCTTGGGCGATGCCGAGCCCGGCACGCTGATCGTGGGCGAAGAGGAATTGGGAAGCATGGAACGGCAATTGATTACCGGTATCGCCCACGACAAGAACGAGGCGAAGATCACGCTGACCAACGTGCCGGACAAGCCGGGCGCGGTGGCGGCGATCTTCGAGCCGCTGGCCGGCGCCAACATCAACGTCGACATGATCATCCAGAACATCGCGCATTCGGGCGGCCAGGCCAGCGCCTCGACCGACGTCACCTTCACCGTCCCCGCCGCCGATCTCCCCCGCTCGCTCGACGAACTGGGCCGCGCCCAGGCCGCGATCGGCTTTGCCGAACTGGTCCACGACACGCGCGTCGCCAAGATCTCGGTCGTCGGCGTCGGCATGAAGAGCCATGCCGGCGTCGCCTCCACCATGTTCAAGACGCTGGGCGAACGCGGGATCAACATCCTCGCCATCACCACCAGCGAGATCAAGGTCAGCGTGCTGATCGAAGAGGATTACACCGAACTCGCGGTGCGCGTGCTGCACACGGCCTATGGGCTGGATGCGGAGGATGTGGGTTAA
- the ubiG gene encoding bifunctional 2-polyprenyl-6-hydroxyphenol methylase/3-demethylubiquinol 3-O-methyltransferase UbiG, whose product MAADWWSPTGSSAMLHRLNPVRLSYLRERIDAHWQLDDTGFTPLAGKTALDVGCGAGLLCEPLTRLGAVVTGVDAAPENIAMAQAHAIQSGLSIHYRAGSVDSVGDERFDLVTSLEVIEHVSDPAGFVAGLAAALAPGGLLVLSTPNRTALSRLAMIALAEGTGRIPKGTHDWDKFLTPGELTALIEAAGLRVIDTRGLGFSVAKGFVLSEDVGLDYFVTAVR is encoded by the coding sequence ATGGCTGCCGACTGGTGGAGCCCGACGGGTTCGTCGGCGATGCTGCACCGGCTGAACCCGGTACGGCTGAGCTATCTGCGCGAGCGGATCGATGCGCATTGGCAGCTCGACGATACGGGATTCACGCCGCTTGCCGGCAAGACCGCGCTGGATGTCGGCTGCGGTGCGGGCTTGCTGTGCGAGCCGCTGACGCGGCTGGGTGCGGTGGTGACGGGCGTGGATGCGGCGCCCGAGAATATCGCCATGGCGCAGGCGCATGCGATACAGTCCGGCCTGTCGATCCACTATCGCGCCGGCAGCGTGGACAGCGTTGGCGACGAGCGGTTCGATCTCGTCACGTCGTTGGAAGTGATCGAGCATGTCAGCGATCCGGCGGGTTTCGTCGCCGGGCTGGCGGCGGCGCTGGCGCCGGGCGGGCTGCTGGTTCTCTCCACCCCGAACCGCACTGCGCTGTCGCGGCTGGCGATGATTGCGCTGGCCGAGGGCACCGGGCGTATCCCCAAGGGCACGCATGATTGGGACAAGTTCCTGACGCCCGGCGAACTGACCGCGCTGATCGAGGCGGCAGGGCTGAGGGTGATCGACACGCGGGGGCTGGGCTTCTCGGTGGCGAAGGGCTTCGTGCTGAGCGAGGATGTGGGGCTGGATTATTTCGTGACGGCGGTGCGCTAG
- a CDS encoding alkaline phosphatase D family protein, with the protein MEFTLDRRSVLLTGTLGLGALAIPGFAQTATVASRRGFTHAVASGEPASDSMLLWTRYVPADGGAVELKVELSETPDFARVAGGGVQITGPWRDHTAKITVAGLQPGTAYHYRFIAPDGSMSPVGTTKTLPVGKVRRFRAAIFSCSNMAFGYFNAYAHAVARDDLDLAVHLGDYFYEYKPGGYPALKDTIGGRIPLPASELLHLADYRLRYGSYRADPDLQALHAKLPMIVQWDDHESANDSWEGGAQNHQPDEGEWDLRKAAAIQAFREWMPVSDEPWKAYDIGGLATLFRTETRLLARTAQPDIAPLLKDKDPVAALTAFRDGAWMDPGATMMGSQQENWLGHAMRSSVKAGQTWQVVGFGTIMGQTMTPANALDWITKDAPQRTRNYVTTGLMASKAGLPNNMDNWGGYPAARARFLKSAQEAGANLVVISGDSHNAWAYDLPQDGRAAGVEFAGHAVTSGGYESALSADPRIVAAALVKASPELKWCDTSRRGYMALTITPDRVTNDWLMSDDVKTKSAGASVGHTATVTRGRNVMA; encoded by the coding sequence ATGGAATTCACGCTCGACCGTCGTTCCGTGCTGCTGACCGGCACGCTGGGCCTCGGCGCGCTGGCCATTCCGGGCTTCGCGCAGACCGCGACCGTCGCAAGCCGCCGCGGCTTCACCCATGCCGTGGCGAGCGGTGAGCCGGCGAGCGATTCGATGCTGCTCTGGACGCGCTACGTGCCGGCCGATGGCGGCGCAGTCGAGTTGAAGGTCGAACTGTCCGAGACGCCCGACTTCGCCCGCGTCGCTGGCGGCGGCGTGCAGATCACCGGCCCGTGGCGCGATCATACCGCCAAGATCACCGTCGCGGGCCTGCAACCCGGCACCGCCTATCATTACCGCTTCATCGCGCCCGATGGCAGCATGTCGCCGGTCGGCACCACCAAGACGCTGCCGGTCGGCAAGGTCCGCCGCTTCCGCGCCGCGATCTTCTCCTGCTCGAACATGGCGTTCGGCTATTTCAACGCCTACGCCCATGCCGTGGCGCGCGACGATCTCGATCTCGCCGTGCATCTCGGCGACTATTTCTACGAATATAAACCGGGCGGCTATCCGGCGCTCAAGGACACGATCGGCGGCCGTATCCCGCTGCCGGCCAGCGAGTTGCTGCACCTCGCCGATTACCGCCTGCGTTATGGCAGCTACCGCGCCGATCCCGATCTCCAGGCGCTGCACGCCAAGCTGCCGATGATCGTGCAATGGGACGATCACGAATCGGCCAATGACAGCTGGGAAGGGGGCGCGCAGAACCACCAGCCCGACGAAGGCGAGTGGGATCTGCGCAAGGCCGCGGCGATCCAGGCGTTCCGCGAATGGATGCCGGTCTCCGACGAACCGTGGAAAGCCTATGACATCGGTGGTCTCGCGACCCTGTTCCGCACCGAGACGCGATTGCTCGCCCGCACCGCCCAGCCCGATATCGCGCCGCTCCTGAAGGACAAGGATCCGGTCGCGGCGCTGACCGCGTTCCGTGACGGCGCGTGGATGGATCCGGGTGCGACCATGATGGGCTCGCAGCAGGAAAACTGGCTCGGCCATGCGATGCGCAGTTCGGTCAAGGCCGGGCAGACGTGGCAGGTGGTCGGCTTCGGCACGATCATGGGCCAGACCATGACTCCGGCGAATGCGCTGGACTGGATCACCAAGGACGCGCCGCAGCGGACGCGAAACTACGTCACCACCGGGCTGATGGCGTCCAAGGCCGGCCTGCCCAACAACATGGACAATTGGGGCGGCTACCCCGCGGCCCGCGCACGCTTCCTGAAGAGCGCGCAGGAGGCAGGCGCGAACCTGGTCGTCATCTCGGGCGACAGCCACAATGCCTGGGCCTATGACCTGCCGCAGGACGGGCGCGCCGCAGGTGTCGAGTTCGCCGGCCATGCGGTCACCTCGGGCGGCTACGAAAGCGCGCTGTCGGCCGACCCCAGGATCGTCGCCGCCGCCTTGGTCAAGGCCAGCCCCGAGCTGAAATGGTGCGACACGTCGCGTCGCGGCTACATGGCACTGACCATCACGCCCGATCGCGTGACCAACGACTGGCTGATGTCCGACGACGTGAAGACCAAATCCGCCGGCGCCAGCGTGGGCCACACCGCCACCGTCACACGCGGCCGCAACGTCATGGCCTGA
- a CDS encoding glycosyltransferase, translating to MRIVDVNEFYSPTGGGVRTYIDRKMGIMADLGHELIVIAAGREDSVEERPGGGRIIYVKTGRLPFDHNYGLFWDAAPIVELLDSLQPDLVETSSPWRPAWIVGQWQPRPGHRPARVFFMHNDNVAAYALRWFEALGPQARIERAFAWYSRYMGRFLDSYDAVVTNGPALEKRLSARGLRIDAAMPLGIERGHFSPDLRDERLRAALLAQLDLPPDGHLLLGLGRHHPEKRWHLVADAVVQAGTNIPVGMILLGTGVASRQIEKHIAGSPHVCMFAPVYDRERLARIVASCDALIHGAEAEPFGLVAAEAMAAGLPLIVPDTGGCAEIADPHSSELFAARDPQACAAAIERLFARDQVLLRGAARAAAGRVRSDREHTEELMAYYAGLVAAKRERRLTAA from the coding sequence ATGCGTATCGTCGACGTCAACGAATTCTACTCGCCGACCGGTGGCGGGGTGCGCACCTATATCGATCGCAAGATGGGCATCATGGCCGATCTCGGTCACGAGCTGATCGTCATCGCCGCGGGGCGGGAAGACAGCGTCGAGGAGCGGCCGGGCGGCGGCCGGATCATCTACGTCAAGACCGGGCGCCTGCCGTTCGATCATAATTACGGCCTGTTCTGGGATGCCGCACCGATCGTCGAGCTGCTCGATTCGTTGCAGCCCGATCTGGTCGAGACATCGTCGCCGTGGCGGCCGGCCTGGATCGTCGGACAGTGGCAGCCCAGGCCCGGCCACCGCCCGGCGCGCGTCTTCTTCATGCATAACGACAATGTGGCTGCTTATGCGCTGCGCTGGTTCGAAGCACTGGGCCCGCAAGCGCGGATCGAGCGCGCCTTTGCCTGGTACAGCCGCTATATGGGCCGCTTCCTCGACAGCTACGATGCGGTGGTCACCAATGGCCCTGCGCTGGAGAAGCGCTTGAGCGCCCGCGGCCTGCGCATCGACGCGGCCATGCCGCTCGGCATCGAGCGCGGGCATTTCTCGCCCGATCTGCGCGACGAGCGGCTGCGGGCGGCGCTGCTGGCGCAGCTCGATCTGCCGCCCGACGGACATCTGCTGCTGGGGCTCGGCCGGCATCACCCGGAAAAGCGCTGGCACCTCGTCGCCGATGCCGTGGTCCAGGCCGGCACCAACATTCCGGTGGGAATGATCCTGCTGGGTACCGGCGTCGCCAGCCGGCAGATCGAGAAGCATATCGCCGGATCGCCACACGTCTGCATGTTCGCGCCGGTTTATGACCGCGAGCGCCTGGCGCGGATCGTGGCGAGCTGCGATGCGCTGATCCACGGCGCGGAGGCGGAGCCGTTCGGGCTGGTCGCGGCAGAAGCGATGGCGGCGGGGCTGCCGCTGATCGTCCCCGATACCGGTGGCTGTGCCGAGATCGCCGATCCGCATAGCTCCGAACTCTTCGCCGCGCGCGATCCGCAAGCCTGTGCCGCGGCAATCGAGCGGCTGTTTGCGCGCGATCAGGTGCTGTTGCGCGGCGCCGCCCGCGCCGCCGCTGGCCGCGTGCGCAGCGACCGCGAGCATACCGAGGAGCTGATGGCCTATTATGCCGGGCTGGTCGCGGCCAAGCGGGAGCGCCGTCTCACCGCAGCGTGA
- a CDS encoding DUF2141 domain-containing protein: MAAAAPASAQVRVFGSDAAACVRGLPAIRADITDLMDRTGSVKLEVYPANDTDFLKHGRELRAQGKFYRRIKVPTPAAGPVSLCIRVPRPGRYALLFTHDRDGRDKFNFWSDGAGFPSNVKIRRMRPTLAMAAITVPQGVVVTRIRAQYLRGIAGFKPLPKRVSGAR; this comes from the coding sequence ATGGCGGCCGCAGCACCGGCGAGCGCGCAGGTGCGCGTCTTCGGCAGCGATGCGGCGGCGTGCGTGCGCGGCCTGCCCGCAATCCGCGCGGACATTACCGACCTCATGGACCGGACCGGTAGCGTCAAGCTGGAAGTCTATCCGGCGAACGACACCGACTTCCTGAAACACGGCCGCGAGCTGCGCGCGCAGGGCAAATTCTATCGCCGGATCAAGGTGCCTACGCCCGCCGCTGGCCCCGTGTCGCTGTGCATCCGCGTGCCGCGCCCGGGCCGCTACGCCCTGCTGTTCACGCACGACCGGGACGGCCGCGACAAGTTCAACTTCTGGAGCGACGGCGCGGGCTTCCCGAGCAACGTCAAGATTCGGCGCATGCGGCCGACGCTGGCGATGGCGGCGATCACCGTGCCGCAAGGTGTCGTCGTCACCCGCATCCGGGCGCAATATCTGCGCGGCATTGCCGGCTTCAAGCCGCTGCCGAAGCGCGTGTCGGGCGCGCGTTGA
- the maiA gene encoding maleylacetoacetate isomerase, with amino-acid sequence MRLYDYWRSSAAYRVRIVLNLKGIPYESVPVNLLAAEQAGAENRARNPQSLVPTLEVDGAMLTQSLAIIDYLDATYPDPPMLPRAPLARAAARAQALVLAADVHPIGNLRVLKRLESQFGADQPAKEEWMRHWVGAGLDALETMAGKAADGAAGGAAGEGPFLGGVAPGLADVCLVPQLYNARRFEMDVSAWPKLAAVDAACAEVAAIAAAHPDRVRPA; translated from the coding sequence ATCCGGCTGTACGATTACTGGCGGTCGTCCGCCGCATACCGCGTGCGCATCGTGCTCAACCTGAAGGGCATCCCATACGAGAGCGTGCCGGTGAATTTGCTGGCGGCCGAGCAAGCGGGTGCGGAAAACCGCGCGCGCAACCCGCAAAGCCTGGTGCCGACGCTCGAGGTCGACGGCGCGATGCTGACGCAGAGCCTGGCGATCATCGACTATCTCGATGCGACCTACCCCGATCCGCCCATGCTGCCACGCGCGCCGCTGGCGCGTGCCGCGGCGCGGGCGCAGGCGCTGGTCCTCGCCGCCGATGTGCACCCGATCGGCAATCTGCGCGTGCTCAAGCGGCTGGAAAGCCAGTTCGGCGCCGATCAGCCGGCCAAGGAAGAGTGGATGCGCCACTGGGTCGGCGCCGGCCTCGATGCGCTGGAGACGATGGCGGGCAAGGCGGCAGACGGGGCAGCAGGCGGGGCAGCAGGCGAGGGGCCGTTCCTCGGCGGGGTCGCGCCGGGGCTGGCGGATGTCTGCCTGGTGCCGCAGCTCTACAATGCACGGCGCTTCGAGATGGACGTTTCCGCCTGGCCAAAACTGGCCGCGGTCGATGCGGCCTGTGCCGAAGTGGCAGCGATCGCCGCGGCGCATCCGGATCGCGTACGGCCCGCTTGA
- a CDS encoding AI-2E family transporter, whose translation MSEHVDVVQGASPNEVRDPVVKHEIKKATVWLGLACAIALFVLLIQPLLIIFAGLVFAAMLDGGVRLLGRVLKIGRGWRLLIVVISVLAFLIGTFYLTGVQVVQQVTELQSTLTMQFNRLTGWLSQMGVMPGRSDLNSILQQAMGSVGKLTSWVGTAAGALTSLFMIMVIGLFLAMDPRVYERGVQWMVPMDNRQQFAITLRRMGETMRRLLAGRLIGMAAEGVLTWIALAIGGVPMALLLGIITGVLAFIPNIGAFVSGVLMVAVGFSAGYETGIWAIVTYFVVQTFDGYVLIPMVAKRTVDLPPALTLGAQILASALFGVMGLALADPMTAMIKVALERSSERTEEDDEAGAEAEAAAAGL comes from the coding sequence ATGAGCGAGCACGTGGACGTCGTCCAGGGCGCCAGTCCCAACGAGGTTCGCGACCCCGTGGTGAAGCACGAAATCAAGAAGGCGACGGTCTGGCTCGGCCTTGCCTGCGCGATCGCCTTGTTCGTGCTGCTGATCCAGCCGCTGCTGATCATCTTTGCCGGGCTGGTGTTTGCCGCGATGCTCGATGGCGGCGTGCGACTGCTCGGCCGCGTGCTGAAGATCGGGCGTGGCTGGCGCTTGCTGATCGTCGTGATCAGCGTCCTCGCCTTCCTGATCGGCACCTTCTACCTTACCGGCGTACAGGTCGTGCAGCAGGTGACCGAACTGCAATCGACGCTGACGATGCAGTTCAACCGCCTGACCGGCTGGCTGTCGCAAATGGGCGTCATGCCCGGCCGGTCCGATCTCAACAGCATCCTGCAGCAGGCAATGGGCTCGGTCGGCAAGCTAACCTCCTGGGTCGGCACAGCAGCCGGCGCGCTGACCAGCCTGTTCATGATAATGGTGATCGGCCTGTTCCTGGCGATGGATCCGCGCGTCTATGAGCGCGGCGTGCAGTGGATGGTGCCGATGGACAACCGGCAGCAATTCGCCATCACGCTGCGCCGCATGGGCGAGACGATGCGCCGACTGCTTGCCGGCCGCTTGATCGGCATGGCGGCGGAAGGCGTGCTGACGTGGATCGCGCTGGCGATCGGCGGCGTGCCGATGGCGCTGCTGCTCGGCATCATCACCGGGGTGCTGGCGTTCATTCCGAATATCGGTGCCTTCGTCAGCGGCGTGCTGATGGTCGCGGTCGGCTTCTCTGCCGGCTATGAGACCGGCATCTGGGCGATCGTCACCTATTTCGTGGTGCAGACGTTCGATGGCTATGTGCTGATCCCGATGGTCGCCAAGCGTACGGTCGATCTGCCCCCGGCACTGACCCTGGGCGCGCAGATCCTGGCCAGCGCCTTGTTCGGCGTCATGGGGCTGGCCTTGGCCGATCCGATGACCGCGATGATCAAGGTCGCGCTGGAACGCAGTTCGGAACGCACCGAGGAAGACGACGAAGCGGGCGCCGAAGCCGAGGCAGCGGCGGCGGGGCTTTGA
- the lepB gene encoding signal peptidase I, producing MTADTTAMDTMRAAKAPAPKSAWWEEVKGIFWLVLAVLGFHSFIAKPFYIPSESMLPGLMVGDRLVVTKYPYGWSFISPTIPNPVAIFRSLVLHQPEESWGVQLPFTKGRLFGHMPERGDVVIVTPPGRNTDYIKRLIGLPGDRLQVRGGVLYINGKAVQRGPVHDKIIPVDANATCADYPGALEQSADGGQICRLPLVTETLPNGRRYDTVELGWSQGDNYGPITLPAGHVFLMGDNRDRSSDSRFPLGAPELGLGGAVPWEYVGGRAEFITFSLDGDATWNPLTWWGSLRSGRAGTSLHPEETKP from the coding sequence ATGACAGCCGACACCACGGCAATGGACACGATGCGTGCGGCCAAGGCGCCGGCACCCAAATCGGCCTGGTGGGAAGAAGTGAAGGGCATCTTCTGGCTGGTGCTGGCGGTGCTCGGCTTCCACAGCTTCATCGCCAAGCCCTTCTACATCCCGTCGGAATCGATGCTGCCCGGCCTGATGGTCGGTGATCGGCTGGTGGTGACCAAATATCCCTATGGCTGGTCGTTCATCTCGCCGACCATCCCCAATCCGGTGGCGATCTTCCGCAGCCTGGTGCTGCACCAGCCGGAGGAAAGCTGGGGCGTGCAATTGCCGTTCACCAAGGGGCGGCTGTTCGGCCACATGCCCGAACGCGGCGACGTCGTGATCGTCACGCCGCCGGGCCGCAACACCGATTACATCAAGCGGCTGATCGGCCTGCCCGGCGATCGGCTGCAGGTGCGCGGCGGCGTGCTGTATATCAACGGCAAGGCGGTGCAGCGCGGGCCGGTGCACGACAAGATCATTCCGGTCGATGCCAATGCGACCTGCGCCGATTATCCCGGCGCGCTGGAGCAGAGCGCCGATGGCGGGCAGATCTGCCGCCTGCCGCTGGTCACCGAGACGCTGCCCAACGGCCGGCGCTACGACACGGTCGAACTCGGCTGGAGCCAGGGTGACAATTACGGGCCGATCACGCTGCCGGCGGGGCATGTCTTCCTGATGGGCGACAATCGCGATCGCAGCTCCGACAGCCGCTTCCCGCTCGGTGCGCCCGAGCTTGGCCTGGGCGGCGCAGTGCCGTGGGAATATGTCGGTGGGCGCGCCGAGTTCATCACTTTCTCGCTCGATGGCGATGCGACGTGGAACCCGCTGACCTGGTGGGGGTCTTTACGGTCGGGCCGCGCGGGTACATCATTGCACCCGGAGGAAACCAAACCATGA
- the acpS gene encoding holo-ACP synthase: MIIGLGSDLCNIERIQASLDRFGERFEQRVFTDTERAKGDRRPFTKAGTLAKRFAAKEAFSKAVGTGFKRGVFMKDISVVNAPSGAPTLLLTGGAKARLDALIPEGHGARVHLTMTDDHPWAQAFVIIEAIPGQDPA; the protein is encoded by the coding sequence ATGATCATCGGTCTCGGCTCCGATCTCTGCAACATCGAGCGCATCCAGGCATCGCTCGACCGCTTCGGCGAGCGTTTCGAGCAACGCGTGTTCACCGACACCGAACGTGCCAAGGGCGACCGCCGCCCGTTCACCAAGGCCGGCACCCTGGCCAAGCGTTTCGCCGCCAAGGAGGCCTTTTCCAAGGCGGTCGGCACGGGTTTCAAGCGCGGCGTTTTCATGAAGGATATCAGCGTGGTCAACGCCCCTTCCGGCGCGCCGACGCTGTTGCTGACCGGCGGCGCCAAGGCGAGGCTTGACGCGCTGATCCCCGAGGGCCACGGCGCCCGCGTACATTTGACGATGACCGACGATCATCCCTGGGCGCAGGCCTTCGTGATTATCGAGGCCATTCCGGGACAGGATCCAGCATGA
- a CDS encoding pyridoxine 5'-phosphate synthase produces the protein MSDLLRLGVNIDHVATVRNARGAGYPDPVRAALMAAEAGADGITAHLREDRRHITDEDIARLSDQLTIPLNLEMAATDEMLGIALRHRPHAACIVPEKREELTTEGGLDAAGQHNRLAPLVAELRNANIRVSLFIEPDARQIDAALRLGAPVVELHTGRYAELDGEARTVELRRLTDAAALAAKNGIEVHAGHGLTYDNVAAIAAIPQVRELNIGHFLVGEALFVGLGQAVRQMRQAMDVAR, from the coding sequence ATGAGCGATCTGCTCCGCCTGGGCGTGAACATCGATCACGTCGCCACGGTGCGCAACGCGCGCGGGGCGGGCTATCCCGATCCGGTACGCGCCGCACTGATGGCCGCCGAGGCCGGCGCGGACGGCATCACCGCGCACCTGCGCGAGGATCGCCGGCACATCACCGATGAGGACATTGCCCGGCTGTCCGACCAACTGACCATTCCGCTCAACCTGGAAATGGCCGCGACCGACGAGATGCTCGGCATCGCGCTCCGCCACCGGCCGCACGCCGCGTGCATCGTGCCGGAGAAGCGTGAGGAACTGACCACCGAGGGCGGCCTGGATGCCGCTGGCCAGCATAACCGGCTCGCGCCTTTGGTCGCGGAACTGCGCAACGCCAATATCCGCGTCTCGTTGTTCATCGAGCCGGACGCCCGGCAGATCGACGCGGCGCTCAGGCTCGGCGCCCCCGTCGTCGAACTACACACCGGGCGCTATGCCGAACTGGACGGCGAAGCGCGCACGGTCGAACTGCGGCGGTTGACCGATGCCGCGGCACTGGCCGCCAAGAACGGCATCGAAGTGCATGCCGGGCACGGCCTGACCTATGACAATGTCGCGGCGATAGCGGCGATCCCGCAGGTGCGGGAACTCAACATCGGGCATTTCCTGGTCGGCGAGGCGCTGTTCGTCGGGCTTGGCCAGGCGGTGCGGCAGATGCGCCAAGCGATGGACGTGGCGCGGTGA